The DNA region AGAATTATAGACGGTTTCCCCGGATTTCGGGGTGGGATATCGTTAAGGCATGAGGAACCTTTCCCGGGGAACTTTTCCCCCGATCGTCATCGCGCACCGGGGAGCCTCCCGGCGCGCCCTGGAGAATTCTCTCGAGGCGTTCTCGCTTTCCCTGGCCGACCGCGCCGACATGATCGAGTTCGACGTGCGGCTTTCGGCGGACGGGGAACCGGTGGTCATCCACGACGCCCGGACGGGACGGACCGCGAGGGAGAACCTGGCGGTGGCCCGTTGGGACGCGGCGCGGCTCAAGAAAGTCCGGCTCCGGAACGGGGAGCCGCTCCCGTTCCTCGCCGACGTCCTCGACCGGATACGGGCTGCCGTCCCGGTCAATATCGAGGCGAAGACGACGGGGGGGATCCACGCCGCGCTCCG from Candidatus Deferrimicrobiaceae bacterium includes:
- a CDS encoding glycerophosphodiester phosphodiesterase, which gives rise to MRNLSRGTFPPIVIAHRGASRRALENSLEAFSLSLADRADMIEFDVRLSADGEPVVIHDARTGRTARENLAVARWDAARLKKVRLRNGEPLPFLADVLDRIRAAVPVNIEAKTTGGIHAALRVMDEMRYGGEVLFSSGLREECLAAREARPGIPCGLVTGRPSMSDIDFCRRHSLSSIHPDYRKLTVLRIRQVREAGLPLLPYTVDDEDDFFRLVEGGADGVFSNRAEELRAAWRERFRGGE